A genomic segment from Gilvibacter sp. SZ-19 encodes:
- a CDS encoding nucleoside deaminase codes for MLQPFDDTYFMKKALQEAQEAYRQGEIPVGAVVVAGGTIIARAHNLTETLTDVTAHAEMQAITAAANYLGGKYLHDCTLYVTLEPCQMCGGALYWSQISRIVYGARDMERGCINLNTKLHPKTKITGGILEEEAASLMKQFFIEKRNLN; via the coding sequence ATGTTACAACCTTTTGACGATACCTATTTCATGAAAAAAGCCTTGCAGGAGGCTCAGGAGGCCTATCGTCAAGGAGAAATTCCTGTTGGAGCCGTAGTGGTCGCGGGAGGAACAATTATTGCCAGAGCGCACAACCTCACCGAAACGCTTACCGATGTAACTGCCCACGCGGAGATGCAGGCCATCACAGCTGCCGCCAATTATCTCGGAGGCAAATACCTGCACGATTGTACCCTTTACGTTACCTTAGAACCCTGTCAAATGTGTGGTGGGGCATTGTATTGGAGTCAGATATCTCGAATTGTTTATGGGGCTCGCGATATGGAGCGAGGTTGCATCAACCTAAATACAAAGTTGCATCCCAAGACTAAAATCACTGGAGGTATCTTAGAAGAAGAGGCCGCTAGCTTAATGAAGCAGTTCTTTATAGAAAAGCGAAACTTGAATTGA
- a CDS encoding 1-deoxy-D-xylulose-5-phosphate synthase encodes MEAKLLQHIDSPNDLRKLEEQQLPQLAAELRDFILDVVAAKAGHLGASLGVVELTIALHYCFNTPDDQLVWDVGHQAYGHKILTGRRDNFHTNRQLGGISGFPKREESPYDTFGVGHSSTGISAALGMAIGSNLAGNLNREHIVVIGDASIASGMAFEGLNHAGVTDANLLVILNDNAIGIDPSVGALKEYLLKATLSNTPEQDNIFEALNFTYKGPIDGHDFQALIEAFEELKGVKGPKLLHVITKKGKGLAQAEADQVTYHAPGKFDRKTGELLPKSAEKLPPKFQDVFGHTLVELAKEDPKIIGITPAMPTGSSLKYMMEAFPKRAFDVGIAEQHAVTFAAGLATQGYKVFCNIYSTFLQRAYDQVIHDVCLQKLPVIFCLDRAGIVGEDGPTHHGIFDLAYLRCIPNLMIYAPANEADLRNIMYTATQGLENPIAIRYPRGRGQVIDWRSPVKKIHLGLGKTIQSGSKVAVLSLGTVLTDVLKATKQLKHQVSVYDLQFLAPLDHHMLDMVFENYETVITVEDGVVAGGFGSAVTEYAAFKNAKITIESLGVQGVFPDHGSIPELKAASGYDSDSIKAVIANYL; translated from the coding sequence GTGGAAGCAAAACTGCTGCAACATATAGATTCTCCTAATGACCTCAGAAAATTAGAGGAACAACAACTGCCTCAATTGGCAGCGGAACTCCGCGATTTCATTTTAGATGTGGTAGCGGCTAAGGCCGGACACCTTGGGGCGAGCTTGGGGGTTGTAGAACTTACCATTGCCCTACACTATTGTTTTAATACTCCAGATGATCAATTGGTGTGGGATGTTGGACACCAGGCTTACGGACACAAGATCTTAACGGGCAGACGCGATAATTTCCACACTAACAGACAGCTGGGTGGGATAAGCGGCTTTCCCAAACGCGAAGAAAGTCCCTATGATACATTTGGTGTAGGCCATAGCAGCACAGGAATCTCTGCGGCACTGGGCATGGCCATTGGCAGCAATTTAGCTGGGAACCTCAACCGAGAACATATAGTTGTTATTGGCGATGCTTCGATAGCCAGCGGTATGGCGTTCGAAGGTTTAAACCATGCCGGAGTTACCGATGCTAATCTTTTAGTGATCTTAAACGATAACGCTATCGGGATAGACCCTTCTGTAGGTGCGCTGAAAGAATATTTGCTAAAAGCCACTTTGAGCAACACTCCAGAACAAGACAACATATTCGAAGCCCTTAATTTTACCTATAAGGGCCCTATCGATGGTCATGATTTCCAAGCTTTGATCGAGGCATTTGAGGAACTCAAAGGCGTTAAAGGTCCAAAGCTATTACATGTCATTACCAAAAAGGGGAAAGGTTTGGCACAAGCCGAAGCCGATCAGGTAACCTATCACGCTCCGGGAAAATTTGACCGTAAGACAGGAGAGCTCTTGCCAAAATCCGCAGAAAAACTACCTCCAAAATTTCAAGATGTCTTTGGACACACCTTGGTAGAACTTGCTAAAGAAGATCCGAAGATCATTGGTATAACACCCGCTATGCCTACAGGGAGTTCTTTAAAGTATATGATGGAAGCTTTTCCGAAAAGAGCTTTCGATGTGGGAATAGCAGAACAGCATGCCGTAACCTTTGCCGCGGGGCTGGCGACTCAAGGTTATAAGGTGTTTTGCAACATCTATTCTACTTTTCTACAGCGAGCTTATGATCAGGTGATACACGATGTATGTTTGCAAAAGCTACCGGTTATCTTTTGTTTGGATCGCGCGGGCATAGTTGGAGAAGATGGTCCGACGCATCACGGGATCTTTGATCTTGCGTATCTGCGATGTATTCCAAATCTTATGATCTATGCCCCGGCCAATGAGGCCGATCTGCGCAACATCATGTATACCGCCACCCAAGGCTTAGAGAACCCTATCGCTATACGTTATCCGCGCGGGCGCGGGCAGGTCATTGACTGGCGATCGCCAGTAAAGAAAATACATCTCGGACTAGGGAAAACCATACAATCGGGCAGCAAAGTGGCTGTACTTAGCTTGGGAACCGTTTTGACCGATGTACTAAAAGCTACCAAACAGCTAAAACACCAAGTGAGTGTTTATGACCTGCAGTTCTTAGCACCATTGGATCATCATATGCTAGATATGGTCTTTGAGAATTACGAGACAGTGATTACTGTAGAAGATGGGGTGGTTGCCGGTGGATTTGGCTCCGCAGTAACCGAATATGCCGCATTTAAAAACGCAAAGATCACCATAGAATCTCTAGGCGTGCAAGGGGTATTCCCAGACCACGGAAGTATTCCCGAATTGAAAGCTGCCTCCGGATACGACAGCGATTCTATCAAAGCCGTCATAGCGAATTACCTCTAA
- a CDS encoding T9SS type A sorting domain-containing protein produces the protein MKKKLLVVGAIAVAGLAWYATTNGSSDGQEISQEIQELRKQHQDFLLNHPFNETMNLEKQERRALGLPPNAYNEQDFLYTMDPALGYPVPERMFRTYDQLVDQFGADRSPGSASDNAWEERGPFNISGRVRMILWDPNDSEAKRAFAGGVSGGLYVNQDVTNGASDWELVSGVPGNIAVSSMTVDPTNTQVMYIGTGEQYTQGAANGNGIYKSTDGGQNWVRLNVPLAGGGDTTAGGNDLRSGLFYVNDIVAWEDPDGDVHIYAGVGSAGYVGSGGGGSSSPVNILGLQNAGLYESTDNGATWSRVEQSVFEYSYFGNTFYGIPNDFEVAADGKLYFGGIRSGFTNAGLGGRIFATADGDTWSLETILTASNRTQIAVSGTDPNKMYAVAQGLTGTTPVRIFQTTDAWATFTTTNLPNDADLGIPANDYTRGQSFYDLMLAVDPTDDDIIYVGGIDMHRSTDGGNSWEQISKWSNNPNLNTLSVPFVHADIHEMQFRPGFPNESLTGTDGGTYYANSLSTAAGNTGAILPRLRNLNVTQFYYGTISSDDATGDDLAGGTQDNGTLFRDNAAAGTGSFIDRLGGDGGYTEYDDVPDYIITTFPGNSHIYIRIPFTGAGYQIDSGEGVFINQADLDKNLDILYSNGQTGGNELIKRYVLSTTSAVTTNLDNALIDNSPPTAFKVSPFTTTSTTLFVGTATGKVLRLDDADTTPVWNEITGPGFVGSVSDIEFGQSEDELFVTFHNYGVNSVWYSPDAGVTWENKEGNLPDIPVKCILQNPLAPQEVIIGTELGIWSTDDITAASPDWFPSDNGMMDIRVLDLDLRASDNMILASTHGRGMFTNKFSTLSTNEFTSPLDAVVVYPTVSNGLFSLESNTALGETSLTVYGMDGRLLDQKNVTINAGSPLTMDYQGLSSGMYFIKVASQGQSSTKRFIIR, from the coding sequence ATGAAAAAGAAACTACTTGTGGTAGGAGCAATAGCCGTAGCCGGTTTGGCCTGGTATGCTACTACAAATGGCTCGTCAGATGGTCAAGAGATCTCGCAAGAAATTCAAGAGTTGCGCAAGCAGCATCAAGATTTTCTGTTGAATCACCCGTTTAACGAGACCATGAACCTGGAAAAGCAAGAGCGCCGCGCTCTTGGTTTGCCGCCAAATGCTTACAACGAACAAGATTTCCTATACACCATGGATCCGGCTCTTGGATATCCGGTTCCAGAACGTATGTTCCGCACTTACGATCAATTGGTAGATCAATTTGGAGCCGATCGTTCTCCTGGTAGCGCCTCGGACAACGCTTGGGAAGAACGCGGACCATTCAACATATCTGGCCGTGTACGCATGATCCTTTGGGATCCAAACGACTCAGAAGCTAAACGCGCCTTTGCTGGTGGAGTTAGCGGGGGTCTTTACGTGAACCAAGACGTAACCAATGGTGCCAGCGACTGGGAATTGGTTTCTGGGGTGCCTGGTAATATTGCCGTGTCCTCTATGACGGTAGATCCTACCAACACTCAGGTCATGTATATTGGTACCGGAGAGCAATACACCCAAGGTGCTGCCAATGGAAACGGTATTTATAAATCAACAGACGGCGGGCAGAACTGGGTAAGACTCAATGTTCCTCTTGCTGGCGGTGGAGACACTACAGCTGGCGGGAACGATCTGCGTTCCGGACTCTTTTATGTAAATGATATTGTCGCTTGGGAAGACCCAGATGGCGATGTACATATTTATGCAGGCGTAGGTTCTGCCGGATATGTCGGATCCGGAGGTGGAGGTTCGTCCAGCCCGGTTAATATTTTAGGACTTCAGAATGCAGGGCTTTATGAGTCTACCGACAACGGTGCCACTTGGTCTCGTGTTGAGCAGTCTGTTTTCGAGTACTCTTATTTTGGAAATACATTTTACGGTATTCCCAATGATTTTGAGGTTGCTGCAGATGGTAAATTATACTTCGGAGGAATTCGCTCTGGCTTTACCAATGCAGGTTTAGGCGGACGTATCTTCGCTACCGCAGATGGCGACACTTGGAGCTTAGAGACTATTCTAACGGCTTCTAACAGAACGCAAATTGCCGTTTCGGGTACAGATCCAAACAAAATGTATGCTGTGGCGCAAGGGCTTACAGGGACTACTCCTGTTCGCATCTTCCAAACTACAGATGCCTGGGCTACTTTTACAACTACCAATTTGCCAAACGATGCAGACCTTGGGATCCCAGCCAACGACTACACTCGTGGTCAATCGTTCTACGATCTGATGCTAGCTGTTGACCCAACCGACGACGATATCATTTACGTTGGAGGTATCGACATGCACCGTTCTACAGACGGAGGTAACTCTTGGGAGCAGATCTCTAAATGGTCTAACAACCCGAACTTGAATACCCTATCGGTGCCGTTTGTACATGCCGATATTCATGAAATGCAATTCCGTCCTGGATTCCCTAACGAGTCTTTGACCGGAACCGATGGTGGTACCTATTATGCCAATTCATTGAGCACGGCAGCCGGGAATACCGGAGCTATTTTACCGCGTTTGCGCAACCTGAATGTAACTCAGTTCTACTACGGAACCATCAGTTCGGATGACGCTACTGGCGACGATCTTGCCGGAGGTACCCAAGACAACGGGACTTTGTTTAGAGACAATGCTGCTGCGGGAACAGGAAGCTTTATCGATCGTTTGGGAGGAGACGGAGGATATACCGAGTACGACGATGTGCCAGATTATATCATCACCACTTTCCCAGGAAACTCGCACATCTATATTCGTATTCCTTTTACAGGAGCAGGATATCAGATCGATAGTGGAGAAGGGGTGTTTATCAATCAAGCAGATCTTGACAAGAACCTCGATATCCTTTATTCGAACGGGCAAACCGGAGGAAACGAGCTTATCAAGCGTTATGTGTTGAGTACAACAAGTGCGGTTACTACAAACCTAGATAATGCGCTCATAGACAACTCACCTCCAACTGCTTTTAAGGTTTCTCCATTTACGACAACTTCAACTACTTTGTTCGTGGGAACTGCCACTGGTAAAGTATTGCGTTTGGACGATGCAGATACGACCCCAGTTTGGAATGAGATCACTGGTCCAGGATTTGTAGGTAGTGTTTCAGATATCGAGTTTGGACAGTCAGAAGACGAACTCTTTGTGACCTTCCACAACTATGGCGTGAACAGTGTTTGGTATTCTCCGGATGCGGGAGTTACTTGGGAGAACAAAGAAGGTAATTTACCAGACATTCCTGTAAAGTGTATTCTTCAGAACCCATTGGCACCTCAAGAGGTGATCATTGGAACAGAATTGGGAATCTGGTCTACAGACGATATCACGGCCGCCAGCCCGGATTGGTTCCCATCAGACAATGGAATGATGGACATTCGCGTATTAGACCTTGACCTTAGAGCATCAGACAATATGATCTTGGCCTCTACACACGGTCGCGGTATGTTTACCAATAAATTCTCAACCCTATCTACTAACGAGTTCACCAGTCCACTAGATGCTGTGGTGGTTTACCCTACAGTTTCTAACGGCTTGTTCAGCTTAGAGAGCAACACGGCCTTAGGCGAAACAAGCTTAACGGTTTACGGTATGGACGGACGTTTGCTAGATCAGAAGAACGTGACGATCAACGCCGGATCTCCGCTAACTATGGATTACCAGGGCTTGTCTTCTGGGATGTACTTCATTAAGGTAGCGTCGCAAGGACAATCAAGCACGAAGCGATTCATTATTCGCTAA
- a CDS encoding deoxyguanosinetriphosphate triphosphohydrolase: MNWEQLLSLKRYGDTNKRLRIEQDPTRLGFEVDYDRIIFSAPFRSLQDKTQVIPMSKTDFVHTRLTHSLEVSVVGRSLGRLAGKALLEKYPALEKVHGYTFNDFGAIVAAAALAHDIGNPPFGHSGEKAIGEFFSVGDGLKYKEELTPKQYQDLIDFEGNANGFRIITEDFPGQEGGLRLSYATLGAFMKYPKESLPKKPTKQISDKKYGVFQSDLEVFKDLTQTLGLIAKEGKDLRFHRHPLAFLVEAADDICYTIIDFEDGINLGLIEEEMALELLINLVKDNIQTTKYAALQSTSRRLAYLRALAINTLISEAVAVFLANEEAIMKGQFHHGLLDKSKYEAQIADIIDISIKKVYRSDEVVGKEIMGYSILNTLLQKYTAALVRDMKGQCTNYDKLLLKGLKAEHDYANKDLYERLLLACSYVASLTDGNAHNQFKKMTGNGSF, translated from the coding sequence ATGAACTGGGAACAACTACTGTCATTAAAACGTTACGGAGATACCAACAAACGCCTCAGAATAGAACAAGATCCAACCCGCTTGGGCTTTGAGGTAGATTACGACCGCATCATATTCTCTGCGCCTTTTAGAAGCTTGCAAGACAAGACGCAGGTAATTCCCATGTCTAAGACCGATTTTGTCCACACCCGCTTGACCCATTCGCTTGAAGTTTCTGTGGTTGGGCGTTCCCTTGGGCGTTTGGCCGGGAAGGCGCTTTTAGAGAAATATCCGGCCTTAGAAAAGGTGCACGGTTATACATTTAATGACTTCGGAGCCATTGTAGCTGCAGCAGCCCTGGCACACGATATTGGGAATCCGCCTTTTGGACATTCCGGAGAGAAGGCCATAGGCGAGTTCTTCTCCGTTGGAGACGGGCTTAAGTATAAAGAGGAGCTCACTCCCAAACAGTACCAAGACCTGATCGATTTTGAAGGCAATGCCAACGGCTTTAGAATCATAACCGAAGATTTTCCGGGCCAGGAGGGAGGTCTTAGGCTTTCCTATGCCACTTTGGGCGCTTTTATGAAATACCCCAAAGAGTCGCTTCCTAAAAAACCAACCAAACAGATCAGCGATAAAAAATATGGTGTATTCCAATCCGATCTTGAGGTCTTTAAAGACCTCACCCAGACTTTAGGGCTGATCGCTAAGGAGGGCAAAGATCTTAGATTCCACCGTCACCCTTTGGCCTTTTTGGTAGAAGCTGCGGATGATATCTGTTATACCATCATCGATTTTGAAGACGGGATCAATCTGGGCCTTATCGAAGAAGAAATGGCTTTGGAGCTGCTCATTAATCTGGTTAAGGACAATATTCAGACCACTAAATACGCTGCATTGCAGTCTACTTCGCGTCGCTTGGCTTATTTGCGGGCCTTGGCTATAAACACTTTGATCAGCGAAGCTGTTGCGGTTTTCTTGGCCAATGAAGAAGCCATTATGAAAGGGCAATTCCACCACGGACTCTTGGACAAAAGCAAGTACGAGGCTCAGATAGCAGACATCATCGACATCAGCATAAAAAAGGTATATCGCAGCGATGAGGTAGTAGGTAAAGAGATCATGGGCTATTCCATTCTCAATACCTTGTTGCAAAAGTATACGGCTGCATTGGTTCGCGATATGAAAGGACAATGCACCAATTATGACAAACTTTTACTGAAAGGCCTAAAGGCAGAGCACGACTATGCCAATAAGGATCTTTACGAAAGACTGCTCTTGGCGTGTTCTTACGTTGCATCCCTCACAGACGGAAACGCCCACAATCAGTTTAAAAAAATGACCGGAAACGGTTCATTCTAA
- a CDS encoding TonB-dependent receptor, whose protein sequence is MKQITSIFLLLFTTITIAQTGSVVGQLTDKDFNNEPLPFANVIIKGTSKGTTSDIDGLYELADLEPGAYTVQFSYVGYETLEFDVTIEGGKVTTLNVPMGASAAALEQVVITTTRKRESEVALLIEQKKATTIIQSIGAQELARKGVDNAAEAVAQISGISQQQGSSDVFVRGLGDRYQNTTMNGLSLPSNDVNKKNINLDLFPSEVIESVGVSKAYNSYFFGDFSAGNVNIVSKEYSGPGYFNVSINSGFNSQAIGEDFVRSEGPSLFGFYNRYDNDPFAVVLSHGVDPQAAETNVPFSGSLEGGYSFNIDDNQRLSFFGTAVFSNSFEYLNGPAVDFTNDVKVRFPEAEWYDYDTNTALMASVLYNNKSGHKLKLTSLFSNTSSDEVSYYGIGGNGFNRDGFSGNGDGGFYQMNVQFNQEMIFVNQINGTHKFGDEINDDGETRWLLDWGFGFNKVLSDEPDRKRITLEDYQFTLDTDPNTNPIFYDNIAFDNQRYFQSIEDDELNSYFNLNYKVNDNVNITMGYNGRTKERRFNNWRYGYEILDKLNNPVTDVNSLNGFFNVSNINIPDGEGLWNLNVARQPAGLDGLVDLVNRPQLYENTYQGNLDIHAGLITADIQLGDWLIVPGLRLENWEQSIVYDVINPVPTDTGERSAKENLLFPSLNVKYAVNENMNLRAAASQTASFPEFKEVANFVYEGVTQRVGGNPDLLGKTDGTGVAYSEIFNADMKFEWFPTRSELIAVGVFYKSIQDPVNRVVATDATGNQRFFRTGEEATVFGAELEFRKNILLDEEDDALLSIGGNFAYNNTNQDLKAVQTSEGFTFGTSFGDRTESELQGASEFIMNADVNYSPTFGNYKPKLTTTFSYFSDRIFALGSGDLGNMIEKGVPSLNFVWRNAFGEHFEANLSVGNILNPDVTLVREGTGAASSVLLEPFGLVNAAGDVTLLEFKRGVNVGISLKYKL, encoded by the coding sequence ATGAAACAAATTACCTCGATATTTTTACTGCTATTTACCACTATCACAATAGCACAGACCGGATCAGTAGTTGGACAGCTTACTGATAAGGATTTTAACAACGAACCCCTTCCATTCGCTAACGTTATTATTAAAGGGACTTCTAAAGGAACCACTTCTGATATTGACGGACTTTACGAGCTTGCTGACCTAGAACCAGGAGCTTACACCGTTCAGTTCAGTTATGTAGGTTATGAGACCCTAGAGTTTGACGTTACTATAGAAGGCGGTAAAGTAACTACCTTAAATGTTCCTATGGGAGCCAGTGCAGCAGCGCTAGAGCAGGTAGTTATCACAACAACAAGAAAAAGAGAAAGCGAAGTTGCTCTTTTAATCGAACAAAAGAAAGCAACGACTATTATTCAGAGTATTGGTGCCCAAGAATTAGCCAGAAAAGGGGTAGACAATGCCGCAGAAGCTGTAGCTCAGATCTCGGGTATTTCACAGCAACAAGGAAGTAGTGATGTCTTTGTTCGTGGGTTAGGTGACCGTTACCAAAACACCACCATGAACGGACTTTCACTGCCGTCCAACGATGTAAACAAAAAGAACATCAACCTAGACCTATTCCCATCAGAAGTAATTGAAAGCGTAGGCGTTTCTAAAGCTTATAACAGTTATTTCTTCGGAGACTTTAGTGCCGGTAACGTAAACATCGTTTCTAAGGAATACAGTGGTCCTGGTTATTTTAATGTTTCTATCAACTCCGGATTCAATTCTCAAGCTATTGGAGAGGATTTTGTACGCTCAGAAGGCCCTAGTCTCTTCGGATTTTACAACCGTTATGACAACGACCCTTTTGCGGTGGTACTCTCTCACGGTGTTGATCCGCAGGCTGCAGAGACCAATGTGCCTTTCTCTGGAAGCTTAGAAGGAGGTTACTCTTTCAATATAGACGACAATCAGCGTTTGAGTTTCTTCGGAACGGCTGTTTTTAGCAACAGTTTTGAATACTTGAACGGCCCAGCGGTAGACTTTACCAACGACGTAAAAGTGCGTTTCCCAGAAGCAGAATGGTACGATTACGACACCAACACTGCGCTGATGGCTTCTGTGCTTTACAACAACAAGAGCGGTCACAAACTTAAATTGACCTCCTTATTCTCTAACACTTCTTCTGACGAGGTGAGTTACTACGGAATTGGCGGTAATGGATTCAACCGAGACGGTTTCTCTGGAAACGGTGACGGTGGTTTCTACCAGATGAACGTTCAGTTCAACCAAGAGATGATCTTTGTGAACCAAATTAATGGTACTCACAAATTTGGAGATGAGATCAATGACGATGGAGAAACTAGATGGTTGCTAGACTGGGGCTTTGGTTTCAACAAGGTATTGTCTGACGAGCCGGACAGAAAGCGTATCACTTTAGAAGACTATCAGTTCACTTTAGATACCGACCCAAACACCAACCCGATCTTTTACGACAACATAGCCTTTGACAACCAGCGTTATTTTCAGAGTATCGAAGACGACGAGCTTAACAGCTACTTCAACCTGAACTACAAGGTAAATGACAATGTAAATATCACCATGGGTTATAACGGCCGGACCAAAGAGCGTCGTTTTAACAACTGGAGATACGGATACGAGATCTTAGACAAATTGAACAACCCTGTGACAGATGTGAACAGCTTGAACGGGTTCTTTAATGTAAGCAACATCAATATTCCTGACGGCGAAGGACTTTGGAACCTAAATGTAGCTAGACAACCCGCTGGACTTGATGGTTTGGTGGATTTAGTAAACCGTCCGCAGCTCTATGAAAACACTTACCAAGGAAACTTGGACATCCACGCCGGATTGATCACAGCCGACATTCAATTGGGAGACTGGTTGATCGTACCTGGTCTTCGACTGGAGAACTGGGAGCAGTCTATTGTATATGACGTTATTAACCCTGTACCTACTGATACTGGAGAGCGTTCTGCAAAAGAGAACCTCTTGTTCCCAAGTTTGAACGTTAAATACGCGGTGAACGAAAATATGAACCTGCGTGCGGCAGCTAGCCAAACGGCTTCTTTCCCAGAATTCAAAGAGGTGGCCAACTTTGTATACGAAGGGGTAACCCAACGTGTAGGTGGTAACCCTGACCTTTTGGGCAAAACAGACGGAACTGGAGTTGCATACTCTGAGATCTTTAACGCGGATATGAAATTCGAATGGTTCCCAACACGTAGCGAACTTATCGCTGTTGGGGTATTCTACAAGTCTATCCAAGATCCGGTAAACCGAGTTGTTGCAACAGATGCTACGGGTAACCAGCGTTTCTTTAGAACTGGTGAAGAAGCTACCGTATTCGGAGCAGAATTGGAGTTCAGAAAGAACATTTTATTAGACGAAGAAGACGATGCGCTTTTGAGCATTGGAGGTAACTTTGCCTATAACAATACCAATCAGGACTTAAAAGCGGTACAGACCTCAGAAGGTTTCACCTTTGGAACTTCCTTTGGCGATCGCACGGAGTCTGAATTGCAAGGTGCTTCTGAGTTCATCATGAACGCAGATGTAAACTACTCACCAACTTTTGGAAACTACAAGCCAAAACTGACTACCACTTTCTCTTATTTCTCAGACCGCATTTTTGCATTGGGAAGTGGAGACCTTGGAAATATGATCGAAAAAGGTGTGCCATCATTAAACTTTGTGTGGAGAAATGCATTTGGAGAGCACTTTGAAGCTAACCTTAGTGTTGGAAACATCTTAAACCCAGACGTAACTCTTGTTCGTGAAGGTACCGGAGCTGCGAGTAGTGTATTGCTAGAACCTTTTGGTCTGGTGAATGCTGCGGGTGACGTAACCTTGCTTGAATTCAAGCGCGGTGTAAACGTAGGAATCTCATTAAAATACAAACTATAA
- a CDS encoding multidrug transporter, which yields MKTKFLTIISVLALGFTACESDDTATIIIEDNSVTNNNTTTGGGDTSDTVNLSGVYTSDLTLEEGKNYVITGPVLIAEGATLTIPAGMTIEALPVGVNAYVAILQGGMIMADGTADAPIVFTSNSSTPGSGDWGGIVICGRAPINSTPDGSTDTSTTEVGGLSYGGDVADDNSGVLRYVRVEFAGGAIDGNSELNGVSLYGVGSGTTMDYVQVYIGSDDGFEFFGGTVNASHLAVVGSEDDSIDWTEGFIGSLTDVYVKHLASHDKAFECDGYNTDFSNEGGYFSAPDVTNVTIDGDAGTLGEAVRLRAGTQGIFTNWVINDFDEGFDLDGDDGDNPTGQGVLDGTLAAVDVTFNNVGLKIKNDTGFAWTDADFLSGDGNGTGTDFATWGAGWTRE from the coding sequence ATGAAAACCAAATTTTTAACCATAATCAGTGTTCTAGCTCTTGGCTTCACAGCTTGTGAGAGTGATGATACTGCAACTATCATTATCGAAGACAACAGTGTAACTAACAACAACACTACCACTGGTGGTGGAGACACTAGTGATACTGTTAACCTTAGCGGTGTTTACACTTCTGACCTAACTCTAGAAGAAGGTAAGAACTATGTGATCACCGGACCTGTACTTATCGCAGAAGGTGCTACCCTAACTATCCCTGCGGGTATGACTATCGAAGCGCTTCCTGTTGGAGTTAACGCTTATGTAGCTATTCTACAAGGAGGTATGATCATGGCAGACGGTACTGCAGATGCTCCTATCGTATTTACTTCTAACTCTTCAACTCCAGGTTCTGGAGACTGGGGTGGAATTGTGATCTGCGGACGTGCACCGATCAACTCAACTCCTGATGGATCTACTGACACTTCAACTACTGAGGTTGGTGGTCTTTCTTACGGCGGAGATGTTGCCGATGACAACTCTGGAGTATTGCGTTATGTACGTGTAGAATTTGCCGGTGGTGCGATTGACGGTAACTCTGAACTTAACGGAGTATCTCTTTACGGAGTTGGTTCTGGAACAACTATGGACTATGTACAAGTGTACATTGGATCTGATGACGGATTCGAATTCTTCGGAGGAACTGTAAACGCAAGTCACTTGGCCGTTGTAGGATCTGAAGATGACTCTATCGACTGGACAGAAGGATTCATCGGATCTTTGACTGATGTATACGTGAAGCACTTGGCTAGCCACGATAAAGCTTTTGAGTGTGACGGTTACAACACAGACTTCTCTAACGAAGGTGGATACTTCTCTGCTCCTGATGTAACTAACGTAACTATAGACGGTGACGCTGGGACTCTGGGAGAGGCTGTTCGTCTACGTGCAGGTACGCAAGGGATCTTCACCAACTGGGTAATCAATGACTTTGACGAAGGTTTCGATCTAGACGGTGACGACGGAGATAACCCAACAGGACAAGGAGTACTAGACGGAACCCTAGCTGCTGTAGATGTTACTTTCAACAATGTAGGTCTAAAGATCAAAAACGACACAGGATTTGCTTGGACCGATGCTGATTTCCTTTCAGGAGACGGTAACGGAACCGGAACTGACTTCGCCACCTGGGGTGCAGGTTGGACCCGTGAGTAA
- a CDS encoding toxin-antitoxin system YwqK family antitoxin, producing the protein MKKIALMLVLVFLGTNVFAQATTKNIYKEKNGLIEATLFHDNGEIAQTGFYTKEGKLHGEWISFDADGNKTAIAQYNKGQRVGTWMFYQGDTLKEVTYSNNAIAQVNTWTMQDTRVVTTN; encoded by the coding sequence ATGAAAAAGATTGCCCTCATGTTAGTTTTAGTGTTCCTTGGGACAAACGTATTTGCTCAAGCAACTACCAAAAATATTTACAAAGAAAAGAACGGTCTTATTGAAGCTACCTTGTTTCACGATAATGGCGAGATCGCTCAAACCGGCTTCTATACCAAAGAAGGAAAACTTCACGGCGAGTGGATCAGTTTTGATGCAGATGGAAACAAAACCGCTATTGCTCAATACAATAAAGGACAACGTGTTGGCACTTGGATGTTCTACCAAGGCGACACCCTAAAAGAAGTGACCTATTCGAACAATGCTATCGCACAAGTTAACACTTGGACCATGCAAGACACTCGTGTAGTGACCACCAATTAA